The proteins below are encoded in one region of Paenarthrobacter ilicis:
- a CDS encoding hydroxyacid dehydrogenase, translating to MSLKPQALLVMNSGTFADQFDSTRMERLAGMVDLGGQPWTESLDEPHLADRLEEVEILLTSWGVPQLNAERLERMPKLRAVFHCAGTVRSFVSEELWDRGITVTNGADANAIPVAEFTFASIVLAGKRAHVLSNDARTYRDDWSYLGGRGELGNIGRVIGVVGFSRIGRRVVQLVQQLQDVTCLVSDPYADPLEVAAAGGRLVSLRELLPVSDVVTIHAPALPETRNMISTPELRAMKDHATLINTARGSLVDTAALEAECRSGRITALLDVTEPEPLPAHSILYDLPNVILTPHIAGSLGTETRRMSDAALDDLERYLAGKDLLAEVVHADLGLSA from the coding sequence ATGTCGCTCAAGCCCCAGGCACTGCTGGTCATGAATAGCGGAACCTTTGCTGACCAGTTTGATTCCACACGAATGGAGCGGCTGGCCGGAATGGTGGACCTTGGCGGGCAGCCGTGGACGGAATCCCTGGACGAACCGCATCTGGCGGACCGCTTGGAAGAAGTGGAAATCCTGCTGACAAGCTGGGGAGTTCCGCAGCTCAATGCAGAACGCCTGGAACGCATGCCCAAGCTCCGGGCAGTGTTCCACTGTGCAGGAACAGTGCGCAGCTTTGTGAGCGAGGAACTGTGGGACCGCGGCATCACCGTCACCAACGGCGCCGACGCCAACGCGATCCCCGTAGCCGAGTTCACGTTCGCCTCAATAGTCCTGGCAGGCAAAAGGGCCCATGTTCTTTCCAACGATGCCCGCACCTACCGGGACGACTGGAGCTACCTTGGCGGCCGCGGCGAGCTGGGGAACATTGGACGCGTCATTGGCGTGGTGGGCTTCTCGCGCATCGGCCGCCGCGTGGTCCAGCTCGTCCAGCAACTCCAGGACGTCACCTGCCTGGTCAGCGATCCCTACGCCGATCCCCTCGAGGTAGCGGCAGCAGGCGGCAGGCTGGTCAGCCTCCGGGAACTCCTGCCGGTGTCCGACGTTGTCACCATTCACGCACCTGCCCTCCCGGAGACCCGGAACATGATCAGCACCCCGGAGCTCAGGGCCATGAAGGACCACGCAACGCTCATCAACACCGCGCGTGGTTCCCTGGTGGACACTGCGGCGCTGGAAGCCGAATGCAGGAGCGGCCGGATCACAGCGCTGTTGGATGTCACCGAACCCGAACCCCTTCCGGCCCACTCCATCCTCTACGACCTCCCCAACGTGATCCTCACTCCGCACATCGCGGGATCACTGGGAACCGAAACCCGCCGGATGTCCGATGCCGCGCTGGATGACCTTGAACGGTACCTCGCCGGCAAGGACCTCCTGGCCGAGGTAGTCCACGCAGATCTTGGCCTCAGCGCCTGA
- a CDS encoding carbohydrate ABC transporter permease: protein MTNMAEDLKATHLKDAAPSPSAPSAEDRRRTDRKRSPREAKKRTANIVIYGVLVVLVVALMVPFIWMLSSSLKENNQVLTVPIQWIPQEFVWSNYTDIWTRIPMMGYLQNSLYLAVIITCLQVLTGSLAAYGFSKVRFPGRDVLFLAYIGTIAVPWQAYMVPQYIMMQNLGLTNSFNALILLQAFGAFGVFLMRQYYMTIPDELCEAARIDGLSEYGIWARVILPLSKPALASLALLTFVNTWNDYMGPFIYLTSNRLWTVQLGLRSFVGQFDAEYAMIMTGSVISVIPILIIFLIGQRYFIQGIATSGMKG, encoded by the coding sequence ATGACCAACATGGCCGAAGACCTCAAAGCCACCCACCTGAAAGACGCCGCCCCTTCCCCGTCGGCGCCCAGCGCGGAAGACCGTCGTCGTACGGACCGTAAGCGCTCCCCGCGCGAAGCAAAAAAGCGGACCGCCAACATCGTGATCTACGGCGTCCTGGTGGTCCTGGTGGTGGCGCTCATGGTGCCGTTCATCTGGATGCTTTCTTCCTCGCTGAAGGAGAACAACCAGGTCCTGACCGTTCCCATCCAGTGGATTCCGCAGGAGTTTGTGTGGAGCAACTACACGGACATCTGGACCCGTATCCCCATGATGGGCTACTTGCAGAACTCGCTCTACCTGGCAGTGATCATCACCTGCCTCCAGGTCCTGACGGGTTCGCTGGCTGCCTACGGTTTCTCCAAGGTCCGTTTCCCGGGCCGCGACGTGTTGTTCCTCGCCTACATCGGCACCATCGCGGTTCCGTGGCAGGCCTACATGGTGCCGCAGTACATCATGATGCAGAACCTGGGCCTCACCAACAGCTTCAACGCCTTGATCCTCCTGCAGGCGTTCGGCGCGTTCGGCGTGTTCCTGATGCGCCAGTACTACATGACCATCCCGGATGAGCTCTGCGAGGCTGCCCGGATCGATGGCCTGAGCGAGTACGGCATCTGGGCGCGGGTGATCCTTCCGCTGTCCAAGCCGGCCCTGGCCAGCCTGGCGCTGCTGACGTTCGTGAACACATGGAACGACTACATGGGCCCGTTCATCTACCTCACTTCCAACCGCCTCTGGACCGTCCAGTTGGGCCTTCGGTCCTTCGTGGGCCAGTTCGACGCCGAATACGCCATGATCATGACCGGCTCAGTGATCTCCGTGATCCCCATCCTGATCATCTTCCTGATCGGCCAGCGCTACTTCATCCAGGGCATCGCCACCAGCGGGATGAAAGGATGA
- a CDS encoding LacI family DNA-binding transcriptional regulator codes for MTSESSPETGRSLFSLQRRERLMEELRAHGAITVRDIAVKLGVSELTIRRDVNTLADEGLVSRVHGGATLPSPLDRSAAVGRPSAHSYSIGMVVPSLDYYWPQVISGARGEAEVQNLRILVRGSAYDAADNRRQVQALLDTQNIDGLIVAPDMGGAHGKELLRWLNALPIPVIMAERRAPSEIPSHRLEWVATDHSFGAGMAVRHLWQEGHRMIGCLTDSTSPTSPHVVRGWKQALAALKIPLDKSIHEDSAKLDNGERAKHFDHVLELCRSSGTTAMLVHSDTQAVAFVQHCVDRGVDVPGSMAIVGYDDEVAYLAEPAISAVRPPKSYVGKVAVQLMAARLAEGRMRPVHRIDLNPELIVRESSLGAPRGLADVALEDSL; via the coding sequence ATGACTAGCGAATCAAGCCCGGAAACCGGGAGGTCGCTCTTCTCGCTGCAACGGCGTGAGCGCCTCATGGAGGAGCTGCGCGCCCACGGGGCCATCACGGTGCGGGACATTGCCGTGAAGCTGGGCGTCAGCGAACTGACCATCCGGCGCGACGTGAACACCCTGGCCGACGAGGGCCTGGTATCCCGTGTGCACGGCGGTGCCACGCTGCCCAGTCCCCTGGACCGCTCCGCGGCAGTGGGCAGGCCTTCCGCGCACAGTTACTCAATCGGCATGGTGGTTCCTTCCCTGGATTACTACTGGCCTCAGGTAATTTCCGGTGCCCGCGGTGAGGCTGAGGTGCAGAACCTCCGAATCCTTGTGCGCGGCTCGGCCTACGATGCCGCAGATAACCGCCGGCAGGTCCAGGCGCTGCTGGACACCCAAAATATCGACGGCCTGATTGTTGCCCCGGACATGGGTGGCGCCCACGGAAAGGAGCTGCTGCGGTGGCTCAATGCCCTGCCCATCCCGGTGATCATGGCTGAGCGTCGGGCGCCGTCGGAGATCCCCTCCCATCGCCTGGAATGGGTGGCCACGGATCACTCCTTTGGGGCGGGAATGGCCGTCCGGCACTTGTGGCAGGAAGGGCACCGGATGATCGGTTGCCTCACGGATTCCACCAGCCCCACCAGCCCCCACGTGGTGCGCGGGTGGAAGCAAGCCCTTGCCGCGCTGAAAATTCCCTTGGACAAGTCCATCCATGAGGATTCGGCCAAGCTGGACAACGGCGAGCGCGCAAAGCACTTTGACCATGTTTTGGAGTTGTGCCGTTCATCCGGAACCACGGCCATGCTGGTGCACTCGGATACCCAGGCCGTCGCGTTCGTGCAGCACTGCGTGGACCGCGGCGTGGATGTTCCCGGTTCCATGGCGATCGTTGGTTACGACGACGAAGTGGCCTACCTCGCCGAGCCCGCGATTTCCGCCGTTCGGCCACCCAAGAGCTACGTCGGCAAGGTGGCGGTGCAACTCATGGCTGCGCGCCTGGCCGAAGGAAGGATGCGCCCCGTGCATCGCATAGACCTGAACCCCGAACTGATTGTGCGGGAGTCGTCCCTGGGGGCTCCCCGCGGCCTGGCCGATGTCGCGCTGGAGGACTCCCTCTGA
- a CDS encoding heparinase II/III family protein, with protein sequence MATGTAAVDAPPLISAWGDRAEADSLTVLLAGARDRLTIRPASDAGWQRTAGAPLTGLRAQAHTEKGTPWPQPLVSHYARYFRDGNRTAYEGLVASRQQRLTRAVVMALVDGGPGRDWLDEVIDGAFLLCEQSSWSWAAHDDVFTRNGEVVPDHNRPYLDLGAGEVVAQLAWLDHVLGAQLDDRAPGLRKRIRLEAHRRVIGPFLDDLDWHWLGLQGDVHNWNPWIHSNIIVAALLLVDDPQVQAQVVARCVEGLDRFLASIPADGAIDEGFAYWWNGAGRALEGLAVLEQATAGALNADLPVIRELVAFPARMHLGHRWFLNVADGPARAHPGLPWDMLHRWASRLGDAAAVELSATFAAAEPEPNAAAGLGRVLTSLTQLGRNSARCEPPQRAQMSPSWVTYLPSVQIMVARQTPGTSAGLTLAAKGGHNGEHHNHRDVGSVVVALDGVPLLVDAGQPTYTAQTFGPDRYGIRAMQSAWHSVPAPFGLEQGTGSAFAATVLQEPTPEEPILELGLGAAYGLDHPEQWIRTSLLNRDAATVVIDDRWNLPSSPPEGTQPPQGTPDVDITYLVAGTVRLGSDATATITPDGIPTVETGRGVHLRWKPATAVVLIDEWCLDDPLLGDIWGEKLTRIRFRMPQENRASGAFTLTVEAIYD encoded by the coding sequence ATGGCAACCGGCACCGCTGCCGTTGATGCGCCGCCCCTGATATCAGCCTGGGGAGACCGCGCCGAGGCGGACTCCCTCACAGTCCTGCTGGCCGGGGCCCGTGATCGCCTCACCATCCGTCCCGCGTCCGACGCCGGGTGGCAGCGCACTGCCGGGGCGCCCCTGACCGGACTGCGCGCCCAGGCCCACACCGAAAAAGGGACACCCTGGCCACAGCCGCTGGTGTCCCACTACGCCCGCTACTTCCGTGACGGCAACCGCACGGCGTACGAGGGTCTCGTGGCGAGCCGGCAGCAGCGGCTGACGCGCGCCGTCGTCATGGCTTTGGTTGATGGTGGACCGGGCCGCGACTGGCTCGACGAAGTGATCGACGGCGCCTTCCTCCTGTGCGAGCAGAGCTCCTGGAGCTGGGCAGCCCACGATGACGTGTTCACGCGCAACGGAGAAGTTGTGCCGGACCACAACCGCCCGTACCTGGACCTCGGCGCAGGTGAGGTAGTGGCCCAGCTCGCCTGGCTTGACCATGTCCTGGGTGCACAGCTTGATGATAGGGCCCCGGGGCTGCGGAAACGGATCCGGCTGGAAGCGCACCGGCGGGTGATTGGACCGTTCCTGGATGATCTGGACTGGCATTGGCTGGGCCTCCAAGGCGACGTCCATAACTGGAACCCCTGGATCCACTCGAACATCATTGTTGCCGCGCTGTTGCTGGTGGATGATCCGCAGGTTCAGGCGCAGGTTGTTGCCCGGTGCGTTGAAGGCCTGGACCGGTTCCTGGCGTCCATCCCCGCGGACGGGGCAATCGACGAAGGCTTTGCCTACTGGTGGAACGGTGCGGGCCGCGCGTTGGAAGGCCTGGCAGTGCTGGAGCAGGCAACCGCCGGGGCCCTTAACGCGGACCTGCCGGTGATCCGGGAACTGGTGGCATTCCCCGCACGCATGCACCTGGGACACCGCTGGTTCCTGAACGTCGCCGATGGCCCGGCCCGTGCGCACCCCGGACTTCCGTGGGACATGCTGCACCGCTGGGCCAGCCGGCTGGGTGACGCTGCCGCCGTCGAGCTTTCCGCAACGTTTGCTGCAGCCGAACCCGAGCCCAACGCCGCCGCCGGCCTGGGCCGCGTCCTGACCTCCCTTACCCAACTAGGTCGCAATAGTGCGCGTTGTGAGCCCCCACAACGCGCACAAATGTCACCCAGTTGGGTGACGTACTTGCCGTCCGTGCAGATCATGGTGGCTCGCCAAACCCCCGGAACGTCCGCCGGGCTCACCCTCGCAGCGAAAGGCGGGCACAACGGCGAACACCACAACCATCGCGACGTCGGCTCCGTGGTGGTGGCCCTGGATGGCGTACCGTTGCTGGTCGACGCCGGGCAGCCCACCTACACCGCCCAGACGTTCGGACCTGACCGTTACGGGATCCGGGCCATGCAGAGCGCCTGGCACAGTGTTCCCGCGCCGTTCGGGCTGGAGCAGGGGACGGGTTCGGCGTTCGCAGCGACAGTCCTGCAGGAACCCACCCCGGAGGAGCCCATCCTGGAGCTGGGACTCGGTGCGGCCTACGGGCTGGACCATCCCGAGCAATGGATCCGCACCTCGCTGCTGAATCGGGACGCCGCCACAGTGGTGATTGATGACCGCTGGAACCTGCCGTCGTCCCCACCCGAGGGAACGCAGCCTCCCCAGGGAACGCCCGACGTCGACATCACCTACCTGGTTGCCGGCACCGTCCGCTTGGGTAGCGACGCGACGGCCACCATCACGCCGGACGGCATCCCCACGGTGGAAACCGGCAGGGGAGTCCACCTCCGTTGGAAGCCTGCCACCGCCGTCGTCCTTATTGACGAATGGTGCCTGGACGATCCGCTGCTCGGAGACATCTGGGGCGAAAAGCTCACCCGGATCCGGTTCCGCATGCCCCAGGAAAACCGCGCTTCCGGCGCATTCACCCTCACCGTGGAGGCCATTTATGACTAG
- a CDS encoding ABC transporter substrate-binding protein, which yields MKRTTLAAIALAVTAGLGLTGCAGAAGPAEPQAAEGKTRLTVSVWNYEGTPEFKALFDSYEAANPNIDIEPVDILADDYPQKVTTMLAGGDTTDVLTMKNVIDYSRYANNGQLQEINSVVDKVGKDNLAGMDAFNMDGKYFAAPYRQDFWLLYYNKDLFKAAGIEDPKDLTWEKYTEIAKKLSSESGGKKVYGTYHHIWRSVVQAIAAAQNGADQNSGDYGFMEDQYNTALDLQKSGATLDFGTAKSQKTSYRTMFESGQAAMMPMGTWYIAGILQAKKDGKTNVNWGLAPMPQKNDDGKVTTFGSPTAFAVNKNATHSDEAKKFIEWAAGEEGAKAISKIGVVPALQNDSITAEYFKLDGMPTDELSKKAFTPDTTELEMPVSDKSAATDKILNQEHDLIMVGERSVTDGIAEMGKRVKSEVLGQ from the coding sequence ATGAAGCGCACAACCCTCGCCGCAATCGCCCTTGCGGTGACTGCAGGGCTCGGACTCACCGGCTGTGCCGGCGCTGCAGGTCCCGCCGAACCGCAGGCGGCCGAAGGCAAAACCAGGCTGACTGTCTCGGTGTGGAACTACGAGGGAACCCCGGAGTTCAAGGCCCTCTTTGACAGCTACGAGGCTGCCAACCCGAACATCGACATTGAGCCCGTGGACATCCTGGCCGATGACTATCCCCAGAAAGTCACCACCATGCTGGCCGGCGGTGACACCACTGACGTGCTCACCATGAAGAACGTGATCGATTACTCCCGCTACGCCAACAACGGCCAGCTGCAGGAGATCAACAGCGTGGTGGACAAGGTGGGCAAGGACAACCTCGCCGGAATGGATGCCTTCAACATGGACGGCAAGTACTTCGCCGCTCCCTACCGCCAGGACTTCTGGCTGCTCTACTACAACAAGGATCTGTTCAAGGCCGCCGGGATCGAGGACCCCAAGGACCTGACGTGGGAGAAGTACACGGAGATCGCCAAGAAGCTGTCCTCCGAAAGCGGCGGCAAGAAGGTGTACGGCACCTACCACCACATCTGGCGTTCGGTGGTCCAGGCCATCGCAGCGGCCCAGAACGGTGCTGACCAAAACAGCGGCGACTACGGCTTCATGGAGGACCAGTACAACACCGCACTGGACCTGCAGAAGTCCGGCGCCACCTTGGACTTCGGCACCGCCAAGAGCCAGAAGACCAGCTACCGCACCATGTTCGAGTCCGGCCAGGCAGCCATGATGCCCATGGGTACCTGGTACATCGCCGGCATCCTCCAGGCCAAGAAGGACGGCAAGACCAACGTCAACTGGGGCTTGGCTCCGATGCCGCAGAAGAACGACGACGGCAAGGTCACCACGTTCGGTTCGCCCACGGCCTTCGCCGTGAACAAGAACGCAACGCACTCCGATGAGGCCAAGAAGTTCATCGAGTGGGCTGCCGGTGAAGAAGGCGCCAAGGCGATCTCCAAGATCGGCGTGGTCCCTGCCCTGCAGAACGATTCCATCACCGCTGAGTACTTCAAGCTGGACGGCATGCCCACGGACGAGCTGTCCAAGAAGGCCTTCACGCCGGACACCACCGAGCTGGAAATGCCCGTCAGCGACAAGTCAGCCGCCACGGACAAGATCCTCAACCAGGAGCACGATCTGATCATGGTGGGCGAGCGCTCCGTCACTGATGGCATTGCTGAGATGGGCAAGCGCGTCAAGAGCGAAGTCCTGGGACAGTAA
- a CDS encoding DUF2264 domain-containing protein, which yields MPLVLPPLDHGLSPYTGLTRDHWAAYADYLLRSAHRFGSADHANIHLPGANSRYGPRSDSLEAFARTFLLASFRMAGDPATTGWIAEWYAAGLDAGTNPANPDRWPTPGELGQAKVEAASLAVGLALTRDMVWDKLPGRVQEQLIAWFETVIGEEYPPINWVWFQIVVESFLASVGGRYSDEDIDAGLAVHDSLYRGGGWFADGPERAYDHYVGWAFQVYPQLWAMMAPSDPRVVARKKLDGERLAEFLGDAAYLVGANGAPLIQGRSLIYRFAAAAPFWVGELSGNTPLAPGLSRRAASGMLDYFARNGSITGDGLLSIGWHGEFAGMKQAYSGAGSPYWAAKGMLGLAMPADHRVWTSVEEPLPVEVGDTQRLIAAPGWQVDGTVADGVVRIRNHATDHAVPGAVLADSPLYARLGYSTHTFPDLTPESLDNAVTFEDSTGRLTHRTGFEHCGSLTEDGVQIGASRFTAHWIQPDPDSGPDHGSGVAGIATAGPSVTVVSVTRGAVELRLVRVSGVSGVSASTGASLRIGGWPVDSASSMVSTVQAVPGFGSALDTAGTFVRSGAHPMGLELTIPWVGTPGAAHDGDYAAAVLLTGDGDAPATVTYSDGHFEFPDGTRLAGDLLDRFDS from the coding sequence ATGCCTCTTGTCCTGCCCCCTTTGGACCACGGGCTGTCCCCGTACACCGGCCTCACCAGGGACCACTGGGCTGCCTACGCGGATTACCTTCTGCGATCTGCCCACCGCTTTGGGTCCGCGGACCACGCCAACATCCACCTTCCCGGGGCCAACAGCCGGTACGGTCCGCGGAGCGATTCGTTGGAAGCCTTCGCACGGACATTCCTACTGGCCTCGTTCCGCATGGCCGGCGACCCGGCCACCACGGGCTGGATTGCCGAGTGGTACGCCGCAGGGCTCGACGCCGGTACGAACCCCGCCAACCCGGACCGGTGGCCAACCCCGGGTGAGCTGGGGCAGGCGAAGGTTGAGGCGGCGTCGTTGGCTGTCGGCTTGGCGCTGACCCGGGACATGGTGTGGGACAAGCTGCCGGGGCGCGTCCAGGAGCAGCTCATCGCGTGGTTTGAGACCGTGATCGGTGAGGAGTACCCGCCCATCAACTGGGTATGGTTCCAGATTGTGGTGGAATCGTTCCTGGCTTCCGTGGGCGGGCGGTACTCGGATGAGGACATCGACGCCGGACTGGCCGTCCACGATTCGCTGTACCGGGGCGGTGGCTGGTTTGCCGACGGGCCTGAGCGAGCTTACGACCACTATGTGGGCTGGGCGTTCCAGGTTTATCCACAGCTGTGGGCCATGATGGCGCCGTCGGATCCCAGGGTGGTAGCCCGCAAGAAGCTCGACGGCGAGCGGTTGGCGGAGTTTCTGGGCGACGCCGCCTACCTTGTGGGTGCGAACGGTGCCCCGCTCATTCAGGGCCGCAGCCTGATTTACCGGTTCGCGGCCGCAGCGCCGTTCTGGGTAGGGGAGTTGTCCGGCAATACCCCTTTGGCGCCGGGACTCTCGCGCCGGGCGGCCTCCGGGATGCTCGATTACTTTGCCCGGAACGGGTCCATCACCGGGGACGGGCTCCTGTCCATCGGCTGGCATGGCGAGTTCGCCGGAATGAAGCAGGCCTACTCCGGTGCTGGATCGCCGTACTGGGCTGCGAAAGGAATGCTGGGGCTGGCGATGCCGGCGGACCACCGCGTGTGGACGTCCGTGGAGGAGCCCCTGCCGGTGGAAGTGGGTGACACTCAGCGGTTGATTGCTGCGCCGGGCTGGCAGGTTGACGGGACTGTGGCCGACGGTGTTGTGCGCATCCGGAACCACGCCACGGATCACGCTGTTCCCGGCGCGGTGCTGGCAGATTCGCCCCTGTATGCGCGGCTGGGGTACTCCACGCACACGTTCCCGGACCTCACCCCGGAGTCCTTGGATAACGCGGTGACGTTTGAGGACTCCACCGGGCGGCTGACCCACCGGACCGGATTCGAGCACTGCGGATCGTTGACTGAAGATGGCGTACAGATCGGGGCCTCCCGCTTCACCGCCCACTGGATCCAACCGGATCCCGACTCCGGGCCGGACCATGGCAGCGGCGTTGCCGGGATCGCCACGGCCGGGCCTTCCGTCACGGTGGTGTCGGTGACACGCGGTGCGGTGGAGCTGCGGCTGGTCCGTGTCAGCGGGGTTTCCGGGGTTTCTGCCAGCACTGGTGCGTCCCTGCGGATCGGTGGCTGGCCCGTGGATTCGGCCTCTTCCATGGTCAGTACCGTGCAGGCTGTGCCGGGGTTCGGTTCGGCTTTGGATACAGCCGGGACCTTTGTCCGTTCCGGCGCCCACCCCATGGGTTTGGAGCTCACCATTCCGTGGGTGGGAACTCCGGGCGCCGCGCACGACGGGGACTATGCCGCCGCTGTGCTTCTCACCGGTGACGGAGATGCTCCAGCGACGGTGACGTACAGCGATGGCCACTTCGAATTCCCCGATGGCACGCGGCTGGCCGGTGACCTGCTCGATCGGTTCGATAGCTAG
- a CDS encoding DUF624 domain-containing protein — protein MGGTKRRGLAGRIPSPGFEAFGSIFGFIYTFLAGNVLMALANAPLVLSLALVADPAAAWPFFLALSVTVAPSLAGIFAAFKALNDDGGAVKPVAAFLRGYKRSFGKAALLGVGAVALLMFLGVDLAVVQNQAIPGAAVLVPLIVVAAAVTVSLTVTAIAGVVLLPEAKLKSVLKASLYLVVQRWYLSAAMLILLGIIVSAAVMQPVLGVALAPAPLLFVIWSNAQYAFHAVLRSA, from the coding sequence GTGGGTGGAACAAAACGGCGCGGCCTGGCAGGCAGAATCCCCAGCCCGGGGTTCGAGGCTTTTGGCAGCATCTTTGGTTTTATCTACACCTTCCTCGCCGGAAATGTGCTGATGGCGCTGGCCAACGCCCCGTTGGTACTCTCCCTGGCGCTGGTGGCAGATCCGGCGGCAGCCTGGCCCTTCTTCCTGGCGCTCTCCGTCACCGTCGCACCGTCCCTGGCCGGTATCTTCGCGGCCTTCAAGGCATTGAACGACGACGGCGGTGCGGTCAAGCCCGTGGCGGCCTTCCTCCGCGGGTACAAGCGCAGCTTCGGAAAGGCCGCGCTGTTGGGCGTCGGGGCGGTGGCCCTCCTGATGTTCCTGGGCGTGGACCTGGCCGTCGTTCAGAACCAGGCCATCCCGGGCGCCGCAGTTTTGGTGCCCTTGATCGTCGTAGCAGCCGCCGTGACGGTGAGCCTCACCGTCACGGCGATTGCCGGCGTCGTGCTGTTGCCCGAGGCGAAGCTCAAGAGCGTGCTGAAAGCCTCGCTGTATCTGGTGGTTCAGCGCTGGTACCTCAGCGCAGCCATGCTGATCCTGCTGGGAATCATCGTGTCCGCGGCCGTGATGCAGCCTGTCCTTGGCGTTGCCCTGGCTCCGGCCCCGCTGTTGTTCGTGATCTGGAGCAACGCACAGTACGCTTTCCATGCCGTTCTCCGTTCGGCCTGA
- a CDS encoding carbohydrate ABC transporter permease → MTTETVTKPVAPVHSRGNRKQARRNTLIGWTFILPNFLGFLAFTLIPVIAAFALSFMEWTSFSSPKWVGLANFQRMFASDSFWIALRNTVVYALGHVPLTMALALILAMLLNRKLKGIGFFRVAIFFPYITSLVAVAVVWNMLFSPDSGPINQFLGAIGIANPPGWTSSSDWALPAVIITSVWRDMGYYMVLYLAGLQAIPTELYEAAEVDGASAWQRFWNVTIPSLRPTTFFVVVMLTVSSFKVFDLIVVMTNGGPGRSTTVLSQLIYQEGIGEGKFGYSSAISLVLFIIVLTVTVLQFKIQQRRER, encoded by the coding sequence ATGACAACCGAAACCGTTACCAAGCCTGTTGCCCCGGTTCACAGCCGGGGCAACAGGAAGCAGGCCCGGCGCAACACGCTGATCGGGTGGACGTTCATTCTTCCGAACTTCCTTGGCTTCCTGGCCTTCACCCTCATCCCGGTGATTGCCGCGTTCGCGCTTTCCTTCATGGAGTGGACCTCGTTCAGCTCACCCAAGTGGGTTGGCCTGGCCAACTTCCAGAGGATGTTCGCCTCCGATTCCTTCTGGATCGCCCTCCGCAACACCGTTGTGTACGCTTTGGGCCACGTGCCGCTCACCATGGCGCTGGCCCTCATCCTGGCGATGCTGCTGAACCGTAAGCTCAAGGGCATCGGCTTCTTCCGGGTGGCTATCTTCTTCCCGTACATCACCTCCCTGGTTGCGGTGGCCGTGGTCTGGAACATGCTGTTCAGCCCGGACAGCGGCCCCATCAACCAGTTCCTGGGCGCCATCGGCATTGCCAACCCACCGGGCTGGACCTCCAGTTCCGATTGGGCCCTCCCCGCCGTGATCATCACCAGTGTGTGGCGGGATATGGGCTACTACATGGTGCTGTATTTGGCCGGCCTGCAGGCGATTCCCACCGAGCTCTACGAAGCCGCCGAGGTTGACGGTGCCAGTGCCTGGCAACGGTTCTGGAATGTCACCATCCCGTCCCTGCGCCCCACCACGTTCTTTGTGGTGGTCATGCTGACGGTCTCCAGCTTCAAGGTGTTCGACCTGATTGTGGTCATGACCAACGGCGGCCCGGGACGCTCCACCACGGTGCTCTCGCAGCTCATTTACCAGGAGGGCATCGGCGAAGGTAAGTTCGGGTATTCCTCGGCCATCTCGCTGGTCCTGTTCATCATCGTGCTGACGGTCACCGTCCTGCAGTTCAAGATCCAACAGCGGAGGGAACGCTGA